The following coding sequences lie in one Nitrospira defluvii genomic window:
- the glgA gene encoding glycogen synthase GlgA, which produces MVASEVVPLAKTGGLADVVGALAVACASLGHDVAVVLPAYRQVDALGYEMADLCTLSIAIGDGMLDPRIQEVFIPALRVSGPGRLRIFLVRHDPFFSRPGLYQEAGRDYPDNLERFVLFCRSVMELLLHLHRTEQWQTDVLHLHDWQAALCAVYLRNLYHEQPSLSRTRSVLTIHNLGYQGLFPAEQFPVTGLLGSLFTPAALEFYGRVNVLKGGLVFADRLTTVSPTYSQEIQTAEYGCGLEGVITERKSVLSGIVNGIDADLWDPMTDHYLPAPYTSSDLTGKLRCKQALQRELGLRVLKGPLLAVIARLTSQKGIDLVIDIVPELMALNVQIVILGTGDPLYERQVRELGERYPGRVTVRNVFDEGLAHRIEGGADMFLMPSRYEPCGLSQLYSLRYGTVPIVRKTGGLADTVVGYTPTSLQESRATGFTFTDTNSTSLLTAVLLALSVYRKKADWQRLIKAGMEQDLSWTRSASIYIQLFQELVSGERTGT; this is translated from the coding sequence AAACCGGTGGCCTGGCGGATGTCGTCGGTGCGCTCGCCGTTGCGTGTGCCTCGCTCGGGCACGATGTCGCCGTGGTATTGCCCGCCTATCGCCAGGTAGATGCGCTCGGTTATGAGATGGCTGATCTCTGTACCCTGTCGATTGCCATCGGGGACGGGATGCTTGACCCTCGCATTCAAGAGGTGTTCATTCCTGCGCTGCGGGTTTCGGGTCCCGGGCGCTTGCGTATCTTCTTAGTTCGGCATGATCCGTTTTTCTCGAGGCCTGGTCTGTATCAGGAGGCCGGCCGTGATTATCCGGACAACCTCGAGCGGTTTGTGCTGTTTTGCCGAAGTGTGATGGAACTGCTGCTGCATCTCCATCGCACGGAACAGTGGCAAACGGATGTGTTGCATCTTCACGACTGGCAGGCGGCACTCTGTGCCGTCTATCTGCGGAACCTGTATCACGAGCAGCCCTCGCTCAGTCGGACTCGAAGCGTATTGACGATTCACAATCTGGGCTATCAAGGATTGTTTCCTGCAGAACAGTTTCCTGTGACGGGACTACTCGGCAGTCTGTTTACGCCTGCTGCGCTTGAGTTTTACGGGCGGGTGAATGTGTTGAAGGGGGGGCTGGTGTTTGCCGATCGTCTGACCACGGTGAGTCCGACCTACAGTCAGGAGATTCAGACCGCTGAATACGGGTGTGGCCTGGAAGGGGTGATCACCGAGCGAAAATCGGTATTGTCCGGGATCGTCAATGGCATTGATGCGGATCTGTGGGACCCGATGACCGACCACTATCTGCCGGCGCCGTACACTTCCTCCGACCTGACCGGAAAGCTTCGTTGTAAGCAGGCGCTTCAGCGCGAACTCGGGCTTCGCGTGCTCAAGGGTCCGCTTTTGGCCGTGATCGCGAGACTGACCAGTCAGAAAGGCATTGATCTGGTTATCGATATTGTGCCGGAACTGATGGCGCTCAACGTTCAGATCGTGATTCTCGGGACGGGTGATCCACTCTATGAACGACAGGTGCGTGAACTGGGGGAGCGGTATCCTGGTCGAGTGACCGTGCGCAATGTGTTTGATGAAGGATTAGCTCATCGCATTGAAGGCGGCGCCGACATGTTTCTCATGCCGTCTCGTTATGAGCCATGCGGCCTGAGTCAGCTCTACAGTCTACGTTATGGAACCGTGCCCATCGTGAGAAAGACCGGTGGCTTGGCCGATACGGTGGTGGGCTACACGCCGACCAGCTTACAAGAGTCGCGAGCGACTGGGTTCACGTTTACAGATACCAACTCGACGTCCCTATTGACGGCTGTTCTGCTGGCGCTCTCTGTCTACCGGAAAAAGGCAGACTGGCAGCGTCTCATCAAAGCGGGGATGGAGCAGGATCTGTCATGGACCCGCTCTGCGTCGATCTATATCCAGCTGTTTCAGGAACTGGTTTCGGGCGAGAGGACGGGCACGTAG
- a CDS encoding IS630 family transposase: protein MRTGRPTAPLTLTTTERETLQQWTRRQKTAQALAQRARIILTCADGQTNLAVARAVRVAPQTVCKWRQRFMTHRLDGLLDEPRPGAPRTVTDAAVERIVTQTLEMRPTHATHWSTRAMAQTSGVSRSTVQRIWRAFGLQPHRTETFKLSADPLFVEKVRDIVGLYLQPPDKALVLCVDENAQIQALDRTRPLLPMRPGQVERRTHDYHRHGTTSLFAALEVKTGRVIGQLHQRHRAQEFRQFLDTIEANVPAQLDVHLILDNYGTHKTALIRRWLLKRPRFHLHFTPTSASWINLVERWFALLTERQLRRGVHPSVRALKAAIRHYITVTNTHPKPFTWTKTADDILASMARFCQRTSETGH, encoded by the coding sequence GGACGACCGACAGCTCCGCTGACCTTGACGACGACCGAACGAGAGACCTTGCAGCAGTGGACGCGCCGCCAGAAAACCGCTCAGGCATTGGCGCAACGGGCCCGGATTATTCTGACCTGTGCCGATGGGCAGACGAATCTCGCCGTCGCCCGTGCCGTCCGTGTGGCGCCGCAAACGGTCTGCAAATGGCGGCAGCGCTTTATGACCCACCGCCTCGATGGGCTGCTGGATGAGCCCCGCCCCGGCGCACCACGCACGGTGACGGATGCGGCCGTGGAACGGATTGTCACCCAGACCCTGGAGATGAGGCCCACCCACGCGACGCACTGGAGTACCCGCGCCATGGCGCAAACGAGCGGGGTGAGCCGCAGTACGGTGCAGCGCATCTGGCGGGCCTTCGGCCTGCAGCCGCATCGTACGGAGACGTTCAAACTGTCGGCCGATCCCCTGTTTGTCGAGAAGGTGCGCGATATTGTGGGACTCTATCTGCAGCCCCCAGACAAAGCGCTGGTCTTGTGCGTGGATGAGAACGCCCAGATTCAAGCCCTGGACCGTACGCGCCCCCTGCTGCCGATGCGCCCGGGACAGGTCGAGCGTCGGACGCATGATTACCACCGCCATGGCACGACCTCGCTCTTCGCCGCCTTGGAAGTCAAAACCGGCCGCGTCATTGGGCAACTCCATCAACGGCATCGGGCGCAGGAGTTCCGACAGTTCCTCGACACGATTGAAGCGAATGTCCCCGCGCAGTTGGACGTGCATCTGATCCTCGACAACTATGGGACGCATAAAACGGCCTTGATCCGCCGATGGTTGCTGAAGCGGCCGCGCTTCCATCTGCACTTCACGCCTACCAGCGCCTCCTGGATCAATCTGGTCGAGCGCTGGTTTGCGCTGCTCACCGAACGCCAACTGCGCCGGGGCGTGCACCCTAGTGTCCGAGCCCTCAAGGCTGCCATCCGGCACTACATCACAGTCACCAATACACACCCCAAACCCTTCACATGGACCAAGACCGCCGACGACATCCTGGCCAGCATGGCCCGATTTTGTCAGCGAACTTCAGAGACAGGACACTAG